The proteins below are encoded in one region of Helianthus annuus cultivar XRQ/B chromosome 2, HanXRQr2.0-SUNRISE, whole genome shotgun sequence:
- the LOC110924443 gene encoding uncharacterized protein LOC110924443 — MTDTNEDEATQQEQLKTMISEEIGRAMQASIPHLAQEVESHVLEVVESMMASKMDELKGMINVMQEKKGTRKCTYKEFMACNPLPFKGEIDPIACERWITSTEAVFIRSHCEKEDQVMFATGLLQLRAKDWWDAYSKELGEEKVQVLTWQEFKEPFLKYHCPQSAIDKIQEDFLHLRQKDETIDEITNVFLDKLKFCKDIAGTERMEINRYYGMLKAEYREFIIPAKCETLNELIDLARDREIEIRRQAERGEKRVSENVSSSSPSKKPKFQDQSKKDKAKGSIPKCKTCPNPSRTCYNCFQSGHIKAECPKLQQNTDKEARKEEAPRAKGRMFQITTEEAKDHPNVVSGIFSLNSMPTYVLFDTGASRSFVSSEPVSHPSFRIERMHVPLEVEIADSKSYLLHEVCRNCEIIIEDEKFAIDLIPMILGEFKVIVGMDWLAKHQAEIQCEKKVIHVLTSGGKRVSIQGERNINLKLCSIVQVNKYVRNGSKAFLTYVVDTKQNTPKIEEVEVVNEFLDVFPEELLGLPPEREVDFKIELYSDAKPVAKAPYRLAPTEMRELMVQIQELLDKGFIRPSVSPWGAPLRVRDEDVAKTAFRTRYGHYEFLVIKAEHACHLREVLEVLRKEKLYVKFSKCAFWLREVQFLGHVINADGILVDPSKVEAVMKWVPPKNPSEVRSFLGLAGYYRGLSKTFLNWPCR; from the exons ATGACAGATACGAATGAGGATGAAGCCACGCAACAAGAACAGCTGAAAACTATGATCTCGGAAGAGATTGGAAGGGCAATGCAAGCAAGTATTCCTCATTTAGCCCAAGAAGTAGAAAGTCATGTGCTAGAAGTGGTAGAATCAATGATGGCGAGTAAGATGGACGAGTTAAAGGGAATGATTAATGTAATGCAAGAAAAGAAAGGAACTCGCAAGTGCACATACAAAGAATTTATGGCGTGCAACCCGTTACCATTCAAAGGAGAAATTGATCCTATAGCATGTGAAAGGTGGATTACAAGTACGGAAGCGGTGTTCATAAGGAGTCATTGTGAAaaggaggatcaagtgatgttcgCCACCGGTTTGCTACAACTCCGAGCTAAGGATTGGTGGGATGCTTATAGTAAAGAGCTTGGGGAAGAAAAAGTTCAAGTCTTGACATGGCAAGAGTTCAAGGAACCTTTTCTGAAGTACCACTGTCCGCAATCTGCCATTGACAAGATCCAAGAAGATTTCTTACATCTTCGTCAGAAAGATGAAACCATTGATGAAATCACCAACGTTTTCCTTGACAAGCTGAAGTTCTGTAAAGACATAGCAGGAACGGAAAGAATGGAGATAAACCGTTATTACGGTATGTTGAAGGCTGAATATCGGGAGTTCATAATTCCCGCTAAATGTGAAACTTTGAATGAGCTCATTGACTTGGCCCGAGATAGGGAGATTGAAATAAGAAGACAAGCAGAAAGAGGCGAAAAGAGAGTATCTGAGAATGTTTCCAGCTCGAGCCCTTCAAAGAAACCAAAATTTCAAGATCAAAGCAAGAAGGATAAGGCGAAGGGTAGTATTCCGAAATGCAAAAC GTGTCCAAATCCTTCTAGAACGTGTTACAACTGTTTCCAATCGGGTCATATTAAGGCTGAGTGTCCCAAGCTTCAACAGAATACCGATAAGGAAGCAAGAAAGGAGGAAGCCCCAAGAGCTAAGGGGAGGATGTTTCAGATCACAACCGAAGAAGCGAAGGACCACCCGAATGTTGTAtcaggtatattctcattgaacTCGATGCCTACGtacgtgttatttgatactggtgccagTAGATCGTTTGTATCTAGTGAACCAGTGTCACACCCCTCTTTTAGAATCGAAAGAATGCATGTACCATTAGAAGTAGAGATAGCTGATAGTAAGAGTTATCTGTTGCACGAAGTTTGTAGAAATTGTGAAATAATCATTGAAGACGAGAAGTTTGCCATTGACCTTATTCCCATGATATTGGGGGAATTTAAGGTTAtagttggcatggattggctagCTAAACATCAGGCCGAAATTCAATGTGAGAAGAAGGTGATTCATGTGTTAACATCGGGAGGAAAACGAGTAAGCATACAAGGGGAAAGGAATATCAATTTGAAGCTTTGTTCTATAGTCCAAGTAAACAAGTATGTACGAAATGGAAGCAAGGCATTTCTAACATATGTGGTGGATACTAAGCAGAATACCCCTAAGATAGAAGAGGTTGAAGTCGTGAATGAGTTTCTcgatgtttttccggaagaatTGCTGGGGCTTCCGCCGGAACGTGAAGTAGATTTTAAGATTGAATTGTATTCCGATGCCAAACCGGTAGCCAAGGCTCCTTATAGGTTGGCCCCAACTGAAATGCGGGAGTTAATGGTACAAATACAAGAATTGCTTGACAAGGGATTTATACGCCCGAGTGtgtcgccatggggagcgcct TTAAGAGTGCGAGATGAGGATGTGGCAAAAACGGCTTTTAGAACGCGATACGGGCATTACGAGTTCTTGGTAAT TAAAGCCGAACATGCATGCCATTTACGTGAGGTTCTTGAAGTACTTCGCAAGGAGAAATTATACGTGAAATTCTCCAAGTGTGCTTTTTGGCttagagaggtacaatttctcggtcaTGTGATTAATGCGGATGGTATCTTAGTAGACCCGTCGAAGGTGGAAGCCGTTATGAAGTGGGTACCTCCCAAGAACCCAAGTGAAGTAAGAAGCTTTTTGGGTTTAGCAGGCTATTATAGGGGTTTATCCAAGACTTTTCTAAATTGGCCTTGCCGTTGA